One window of the Gemmatimonadota bacterium genome contains the following:
- the radC gene encoding DNA repair protein RadC, with the protein MPTGETPRGQRPRERMRAVGARALSHRELLALLIGAGSGGHSALRVADRILAATGGRLRILSGMTGPDLETVGGVGQATSARILAALELGRRAVEEHLPERPRIRGPSDVFALMAPRLRDLPHEEFHALLLNSQHRVLDDITVTRGILDASLIHPREVFRPAIVGKASAIVLVHNHPSGDPSPSAEDRAVTRQMVEAGRAIGIRVLDHVIVSDGGWDTAD; encoded by the coding sequence ATGCCGACCGGTGAGACTCCGCGTGGCCAAAGGCCGAGGGAAAGGATGCGCGCGGTGGGTGCGCGGGCCCTCTCGCACCGGGAGCTCCTCGCTCTCCTCATCGGGGCGGGTTCCGGCGGCCACTCCGCTCTCCGGGTGGCGGACCGGATTCTTGCGGCAACGGGAGGACGCCTGCGCATTCTGAGCGGGATGACCGGCCCGGACCTGGAGACCGTCGGGGGCGTCGGCCAGGCCACTTCCGCCCGCATCCTGGCGGCGCTGGAGCTGGGGCGGCGCGCCGTGGAGGAGCACCTTCCCGAACGCCCGCGAATCCGGGGCCCCTCCGATGTGTTCGCCCTGATGGCTCCCCGACTACGGGACCTTCCCCACGAGGAGTTCCACGCCCTCCTCCTGAACAGCCAGCACCGGGTCCTCGACGACATCACGGTGACCCGGGGGATCCTCGACGCATCCCTGATCCATCCCCGGGAAGTATTTCGCCCGGCGATCGTGGGGAAGGCGTCGGCGATCGTCCTCGTACACAATCATCCCTCCGGCGACCCGAGCCCTTCCGCCGAGGACCGCGCGGTCACGCGCCAGATGGTCGAAGCGGGCCGGGCCATCGGCATCCGCGTCCTGGACCACGTCATCGTCTCGGACGGAGGGTGGGACACCGCCGACTAA